A genomic stretch from Aminobacter aminovorans includes:
- a CDS encoding thioesterase family protein: MTAGISGLRDVWRGGVATWECDEMGHMNTRFYVARCMEAIAMLFGKAGLRLLFAPGSATTLAVRTMHIRFLREARAGTSMHISAGFTAIGDGTAEIVAMMFDSASNDCAATFRLGLGHVAAADGRELTWPEAFASRIATEIVEAPRLALPRGVGDLPATTSASRARAEQLGLNLLGQGAVPHQACDSWGKLLPHAFVGAMADSVRNIITPLRELCARHSDRSGPHFGAAALEFLIRLEILPESGDCWEVRSGLARVDGRTMNIVNWMLDPFSGHAFGSMEVVAICFDLETRKLIPIAPAAQAELAGWTVQNLEL; this comes from the coding sequence ATGACGGCTGGCATTTCGGGTCTGCGCGACGTCTGGCGCGGCGGCGTCGCCACCTGGGAATGCGACGAGATGGGCCACATGAACACGCGCTTCTATGTGGCGCGCTGCATGGAGGCGATCGCCATGCTGTTCGGCAAGGCTGGCCTGCGGCTTCTGTTTGCCCCCGGCTCCGCAACGACGTTGGCCGTCAGGACGATGCACATCCGCTTCCTGCGCGAAGCGCGGGCCGGCACGTCGATGCACATCTCCGCCGGCTTCACCGCCATCGGCGACGGGACGGCCGAAATCGTCGCCATGATGTTCGACAGCGCCTCGAACGACTGCGCCGCAACCTTTCGCTTGGGGCTCGGCCACGTCGCCGCCGCGGACGGCCGCGAGCTGACATGGCCTGAGGCTTTTGCCAGCCGCATCGCCACCGAAATCGTCGAGGCACCGAGGCTGGCGCTGCCGCGCGGCGTCGGCGATCTTCCGGCGACAACGTCCGCGTCGCGCGCAAGGGCTGAACAACTCGGCCTGAATCTGCTCGGCCAGGGGGCGGTGCCGCATCAGGCCTGCGATTCCTGGGGCAAGCTGCTACCACACGCCTTTGTCGGCGCCATGGCCGACAGCGTCCGCAACATCATCACGCCGCTGCGCGAGCTCTGCGCCCGCCACAGCGACCGAAGCGGACCACATTTCGGCGCCGCCGCGCTCGAATTCCTGATCAGGTTGGAAATCCTGCCCGAAAGCGGCGACTGTTGGGAGGTACGCTCCGGACTCGCGCGCGTCGACGGGCGCACCATGAACATCGTCAACTGGATGCTCGATCCGTTCTCCGGTCACGCCTTCGGTTCGATGGAGGTCGTGGCGATCTGCTTTGACCTGGAGACCCGCAAACTGATCCCGATCGCGCCTGCGGCACAAGCGGAGTTGGCGGGCTGGACCGTTCAGAATCTTGAGCTTTGA
- a CDS encoding copper chaperone PCu(A)C, whose product MIRSARAFSRPLFRSFEERIGAAVFALLLLFASTHQLLAHGFEAGDLEIGHPWSRATPAGAKVAAGYLTVKNNGSQADRLVSIQSDVSEKAEIHEMAVDAKGVMTMRQITGGIEIPAGGEVALKPGAYHIMFIGLKAPVKEGDKFSGTLTFEKAGTVTVEFQADNMGGQSQDHSGH is encoded by the coding sequence ATGATCCGTTCTGCTCGCGCCTTTTCGCGCCCACTTTTCCGCAGCTTCGAGGAGCGTATCGGCGCCGCCGTATTCGCGCTGCTGCTGCTGTTCGCCTCGACCCATCAGCTCCTGGCCCACGGCTTCGAGGCTGGCGATCTCGAGATCGGCCATCCCTGGTCGCGCGCCACGCCGGCCGGCGCCAAGGTTGCTGCCGGCTACCTTACCGTCAAGAACAATGGCAGCCAGGCTGACCGTCTGGTCTCGATCCAGTCTGACGTTTCCGAAAAGGCCGAGATCCACGAGATGGCCGTCGACGCCAAGGGCGTGATGACGATGCGCCAGATCACCGGCGGCATCGAAATCCCGGCCGGCGGCGAGGTTGCCCTCAAGCCGGGCGCTTACCACATCATGTTCATCGGCCTGAAGGCGCCGGTCAAGGAAGGCGACAAGTTCTCCGGGACGCTGACCTTCGAAAAGGCCGGCACCGTCACTGTCGAGTTCCAGGCCGACAATATGGGTGGCCAGAGCCAGGATCATTCGGGCCACTGA